A single genomic interval of Anopheles marshallii chromosome 2, idAnoMarsDA_429_01, whole genome shotgun sequence harbors:
- the LOC128718104 gene encoding uncharacterized protein LOC128718104: MHLHFEKNSNTRCDCPILSLSWMGKVPDDIPEEEGWKLNRTNYYQEGWLATGNVRGIVGVTFTTSHCKKNVDYPLRTNYNLRGHRSDVILVKWNEPYQKLASCDSSGIIFVWIKYEGRWSVELINDRNTPVTHFSWSHDGRMALICYQDGFVLVGSVAGQRYWSSMLNLDATITCGIWTPDDQQVYFGTTQGQIIVMDVHGAMVSQVPLSSDVGITAMAWSCEKFKMEEGEDTEPGVTNASKRSFVLAVSFQNGYIYLLKSYDDITPSQIHTGMNGELGIVMEWSNSRELLAVAGTELGSPHVTDIHGATVYNNLLKFYTESGNLLYTAKIPNSTYPVSALTWGHNDKRIFIATGTQVHIAWVSRRVASLQLFCRLKVQTSLASEALLPRLPLPGRIKALIGNLFAQTIRCCVPDLKSLREFVSRPPACSTRLHCTMIRHDDDSNQSSGTCYTLYLEFLGGLVPLLKGKRTSKIRPEFVIFDPQVDEVSTYCTYSSDSTTTTTTTKSSSTSSHSTTGTNGRSDSSESDIDDECRSPRLDRKRKNGTKKRNPSSNDRSPNQNSDSTENNEDLAYLDTLPEHVKLVEVTSNIWGTKFKIHGLAKTLPANLGQVTYKTSLLHLQPRQMKLVITELRDDFPTGPDPNFNPNIFSEDEEDQQHQQQLQQHQHHQQHTHQLQHHSQHHSNGTHGQSLGTSRDSSGAGAISRKLLNESAPPIAPMSPRPNRFPSRPRRQQHQPSALAGCSSASGGLSRNGVPGLGPLARAESYEDDTDGAESSVVVVSDLHSAAARTPPRQSIGYSLVSRPSSASSNQSRVAISPLYCEGSVPTLQSPKNAVAPSDIIFDRPPAGQTTLMSYSSNNDYIGSLVQVKSALVSSDHHHGRSTMNATMPLNLNLNLDRADTNRAMCTNGSSGKDTHLANTRCTPKKQNLKFIDEESTPSTSATAVVPNAIQAPSPANTISSTAPPTAVDTNGLETPMSETIGGMHRTPTVASMMPFIPAASAGATTTRIPDSITRSCSVGYLDNMTIVPGEEALSMMRRDAPYKRLVLVDKKRQKKYKRNLDELRQATRLRMDAKSKSLDSCSDILQDVPNLNRDLINLFRQMPKVNELSENETEYSSSDQLIAGGKSCLKEVNGVLARKGAPMKFGPGVSGQGGSKTPVLNRKEKPKSCSICKQISPTVNSTEPICVKCRKGGVVQDVPADDCRKEASMSAAVTTSTSDSQVIANGHDTVSAGKPPQAPPKAKRTTLGQYIRSACSNHYGDHSNGKDSNGAVTSSGKGGGFFDRKSSSTHQQQNLQQSQVASSEFPAGIPDPSAAPAPSNSTPSRSVARIVTSFTDSPLFSRRNRQAKAVENGADSSKPPSESNTPILLRWNANRHNKHGKADSVDSPKKHRRNGSCPGPSNEPSIDGGESSIGMASASSQTEDPRPSGSGHSGPAGLISRWRDMEDGGRQSTPPASPARLARSSPASPTPSKKSKRHQSASPIRHILNSPLLNRRQRKKQHTESSDDENGGGSHNHSSPSNHTDDSSGSTSAKQYRDLETFQKAQLRQKLKRGKIEPNGVASSSQSPAPVRREFVMHNKAPMWNENSQVYQLDFGGRVTQESAKNFQIEFRGKQVMQFGRIDGNAYTLDFQYPFSALQAFAVALANVTQRLK; encoded by the exons GAAGAGGGATGGAAGCTAAACCGTACCAACTACTATCAGGAAGGATGGCTGGCCACGGGGAATGTGCGAGGAATCGTCGGAGTCACGTTCACCACTTCACACTGCAAGAAAAACGTCGATTACCCGTTGCGGACAAACTACAACCTTCGTGGGCATCGGTCCGAT GTGATCCTGGTTAAGTGGAACGAACCTTACCAGAAGCTGGCAAGCTGTGATAGTTCCGGCATTATCTTCGTATGGATAAAGTACGAAGGTCGATGGAGCGTGGAGCTCATCAATGATCGTAACACACCGGTGACACACTTCTCCTGGTCACACGATGGGCGGATGGCGTTGATCTGCTATCAGGATGGTTTCGTGCTGGTGGGTTCCGTCGCTGGGCAGCGGTATTGGTCGTCGATGCTGAACCTGGACGCAACCATTACCTGCGGCATCTGGACGCCGGACGACCAACAGGTGTACTTCGGCACTACCCAGGGACAAATCATTGTGATGGATGTGCACGGTGCGATGGTGTCACAGGTTCCGCTCAGCTCGGACGTGGGCATTACCGCAATGGCGTGGTCGTGCGAGAAGTTCAAGATGGAGGAAGGTGAAGATACGGAACCGGGCGTCACCAATGCATCCAAGCGTAGCTTCGTGTTGGCCGTGAGCTTCCAGAACGGGTATATTTATCTGCTGAAGTCGTACGACGATATCACCCCAAGCCAAATCCACACGGGCATGAACGGTGAGCTAGGAATTGTGATGGAGTGGAGTAACTCGCGGGAACTGTTGGCCGTGGCCGGGACCGAGCTGGGCAGCCCGCACGTGACTGATATCCATGGTGCTACGGTGTACAATAATCTACTCAAGTTCTACACCGAATCCGGTAATCTTCTTTACACCGCCAAAATTCCAAATAGTACG TATCCTGTTTCCGCCCTTACTTGGGGTCATAATGATAAGCGTATCTTCATAGCGACGGGAACGCAAGTACATATTGCTTGGGTTTCAAGACGCGTCGCATCGCTGCAGCTGTTCTGTCGTCTGAAAGTTCAAACCTCGTTGGCATCGGAAGCATTGCTGCCAAGACTGCCCCTGCCCGGTCGGATAAAGGCACTGATCGGGAATCTGTTTGCTCAAACCATACGG TGCTGTGTTCCCGATTTGAAGTCACTTCGAGAGTTTGTGTCACGTCCGCCTGCCTGTTCGACGCGATTGCACTGTACGATGATACGACACGATGACGATTCCAACCAGAGCTCAGGGACATGCTATACGCTCTATTTGGAGTTTCTCGGTGGCCTAGTACCGCTGCTCAAAGGCAAACGGACCTCCAAGATACGGCCAGAATTTGTGATATTCGATCCTCAGGTTGATG AAGTTTCTACATACTGTACATATTCATCTGATTCGACCACTACCACAACCACGACGAAAAGTTCTTCGACCTCTAGTCACTCGACAACTGGCACGAACGGTCGATCAGATAGCTCGGAGAGTGACATCGATGATGAATGCC GCTCTCCGAGACTAGATCGAAAACGAAAGAATGGGACGAAAAAACGCAACCCTAGTAGCAACGATCGGTCTCCAAACCAGAATTCTGACTCTACGGAAAATAATGAGGATTTAGCTTATCTCGACACTTTACCAGAG CATGTGAAGCTTGTTGAAGTAACGTCCAACATCTGGGGAACGAAGTTTAAGATACATGGACTAGCCAAAACTCTGCCGGCTAATCTCGGACAGGTGACATACAAAACTTCGCTACTACACCTACAGCCTCGCCAAATGAAGCTGGTCATCACGGAGCTGCGCGATGACTTCCCCACCGGTCCGGATCCCAACTTTAATCCGAACATTTTTTCCGAGGACGAGGAAgatcaacagcatcagcaacagctgcaacaacatcagcatcatcaacagcacacACATCAATTGCAGCATCACTCACAACACCATTCCAATGGAACACACGGCCAATCATTAGGCACGTCCAGAGATAGTTCCGGTGCCGGGGCCATTAGTCGAAAATTGCTGAACGAAAGTGCCCCTCCAATTGCACCGATGTCGCCACGTCCGAACCGCTTTCCTTCGCGACCTCGCCGGCAACAGCATCAACCATCTGCGTTAGCCGGCTGTTCATCAGCAAGCGGAGGACTCTCTCGCAATGGGGTCCCGGGATTGGGTCCACTGGCACGTGCCGAATCGTACGAGGACGATACGGATGGGGCAGAATCGTCCGTTGTAGTCGTGAGTGATCTTCATAGTGCAGCCGCACGAACTCCTCCTCGACAAAGCATTGGGTACAGTCTCGTTAGTCGACCATCATCCGCCTCCAGCAATCAATCACGCGTTGCCATCAGCCCACTGTACTGCGAGGGTTCCGTGCCAACGCTTCAGTCGCCCAAGAATGCTGTGGCACCGAGTGATATTATTTTCGATCGCCCCCCAGCAGGACAGACGACGCTTATGAGCTATTCGAGCAATAACGACTACATTGGTAGCTTGGTGCAGGTGAAGAGTGCTCTTGTGTCATCCGATCACCATCATGGACGCAGCACGATGAATGCGACAATGCCATTAAACTTAAATCTCAACCTTGACCGTGCGGATACAAACCGTGCGATGTGCACGAACGGTAGTAGTGGGAAAGACACACATCTAGCCAATACCCGATGTACaccgaaaaagcaaaacctcaAATTCATCGATGAGGAATCGACGCCCAGTACGTCGGCTACTGCTGTCGTTCCAAATGCGATACAAGCTCCTTCTCCCGCTAATACTATTTCTTCCACTGCACCACCAACCGCTGTAGATACGAACGGACTAGAGACACCCATGTCGGAAACGATAGGCGGTATGCATCGAACTCCTACCGTTGCTTCTATGATGCCTTTCATCCCTGCTGCTTCTGCCGGAGCTACGACTACCAGGATTCCCGACTCAATCACGCGTAGCTGCAGCGTTGGATATCTGGACAACATGACGATTGTACCGGGTGAGGAGGCCCTATCAATGATGCGACGTGATGCACCGTACAAGCGACTCGTACTAGTCGATAAGAAGCGacagaaaaaatacaaacgcaACTTAGACGAACTGCGCCAAGCGACCAGATTACGGATGGACGCGAAATCCAAAAGCCTAGACTCCTGCTCGGACATTCTACAGGATGTGCCCAACCTAAACCGAGATCTCATCAACCTGTTCCGCCAGATGCCCAAGGTGAACGAACTATccgaaaatgaaacagaaTATTCTTCGTCCGATCAACTGATTGCCGGTGGGAAGAGTTGCTTAAAGGAGGTTAACGGAGTGCTCGCGCGCAAAGGTGCGCCGATGAAGTTTGGCCCGGGGGTATCCGGCCAGGGTGGATCAAAAACTCCAGTACTGAATCGTAAAGAAAAGCCAAAAAGTTGCTCCATTTGCAAGCAGATCTCTCCAACGGTTAACTCCACCGAGCCCATTTGTGTCAAGTGTCGGAAAGGTGGGGTCGTTCAGGATGTGCCGGCTGATGACTGCAGGAAAGAAGCTTCGATGAGTGCGGCGGTAACAACCTCGACGAGTGATTCGCAGGTGATTGCAAACGGCCACGATACGGTGAGCGCTGGAAAGCCACCTCAGGCACCACCCAAAGCTAAACGGACCACTCTTGGTCAGTATATCCGATCAGCTTGCAGTAATCACTACGGAGATCACTCGAATGGGAAAGACTCCAACGGTGCAGTTACGTCCTCGGGGAAAGGTGGTGGATTTTTCGACCGCAAGTCATCATCCACCCATCAGCAACAGAACCTACAACAGTCCCAGGTAGCAAGTAGCGAATTTCCGGCAGGTATTCCGGACCCATCCGCAGCACCAGCTCCGTCCAATAGCACACCTTCCCGTTCGGTGGCCCGGATCGTAACGAGCTTCACCGATAGTCCACTGTTTTCACGGCGCAACCGACAGGCCAAAGCCGTGGAAAACGGAGCAGACTCCAGTAAACCGCCGAGCGAATCCAACACACCGATTCTGCTGCGATGGAACGCAAATCGCCACAACAAGCACGGTAAAGCAGACTCGGTCGACTCGCCGAAGAAGCATCGTCGCAATGGTAGTTGCCCGGGACCGAGTAACGAGCCGTCGATAGATGGCGGTGAGTCATCCATTGGGATGGCCTCGGCATCGTCACAAACGGAAGATCCACGACCGAGTGGATCGGGGCATAGTGGGCCGGCCGGGCTTATTAGTAGATGGCGCGATATGGAGGACGGTGGTCGCCAGTCTACACCACCTGCATCACCAGCCCGGCTTGCACGAAGTTCTCCGGCATCGCCAACaccaagcaaaaaaagcaagcgCCATCAGAGTGCTTCACCCATAAGGCACATTCTGAACTCTCCGCTGCTAAACCGGAGGCAGCGGAAAAAGCAACACACCGAAAGCTCCGACGATGAGAATGGTGGTGGTAGCCACAATCACAGCAGCCCTAGTAACCATACGGATGACAGCAGCGGTAGTACAAGCGCGAAACAGTACCGCGACCTTGAAACGTTCCAGAAGGCACAGCTACGACAGAAG CTAAAGCGTGGAAAAATCGAACCGAACGGTGTGGCCAGCTCTTCGCAATCACCTGCCCCGGTACGGCGCGAGTTTGTGATGCACAATAAGGCCCCGATGTGGAATGAGAACAGTCAGGTCTATCAGCTAGATTTCGGAGGGCGCGTTACGCAGGAATCggcgaaaaactttcaaatcGAATTTCGTGGCAAGCAG GTAATGCAGTTTGGGCGCATCGATGGTAACGCGTATACGCTCGACTTTCAGTACCCATTTTCGGCACTGCAGGCGTTTGCTGTCGCACTGGCCAACGTTACGCAGCGACTTAAATAG